A region of Cheilinus undulatus linkage group 10, ASM1832078v1, whole genome shotgun sequence DNA encodes the following proteins:
- the LOC121516659 gene encoding uncharacterized protein LOC121516659 isoform X1 produces MTMLAVLGVLLMLGLSRCTDDEKTEIKTVHVGDDVKLTCPRKTSAFYSSTMLFWFRQVSGDLPEFLGGAYSYDSDIVNKTPHTTLKQEPGTFVLIINQTQLSDSGLYFCVEQEGFKMTLLKGVFLRMKGPESDITTIIQDLSADPHHPDLMTLQCSVLSDSETKTCPGNHSVFWFRSGSDEAHPSVIYTHGNRRDECEESPETQSPQKCVYSFSKTVSSSDAGTYYCAVATCGQMLFGNGTEINIEEQRRSSGCFALVTAVVCVLIFVMIGGFVFICCRTPGEENEQSKAAVALQDGQRSQQEEEETWQYSTVVFTMRKSDFGEVKEAKTAERKRRLQRRPLD; encoded by the exons ATGACGATGCTGGCTGTACTTGGTGTACTACTGATGCTCGGACTGAGCC gaTGCACAGATGATGAGAAGACTGAGATAAAGACGGTCCACGTTGGAGATGATGTGAAACTGACGTGTCCTCGCAAGACCTCTGCTTTTTATTCTTCAACAATGTTATTTTGGTTCAGGCAGGTTTCTGGAGATTTGCCTGAATTTTTGGGTGGAGCATACAGCTATGACTCTGATATAGTTAACAAAACTCCTCATACCACCTTAAAACAAGAGCCTGGAACATTTGTCCTGATTATCAATCAAACCCAGCTCAGTGACTCTGGACTTTACTTTTGTGTGGAACAAGAGGGATTTAAAATGACCCTTTTAAAAGGAGTATTTCTGAGAATGAAAG GACCAGAGTCTGATATCACCACCATCATTCAAGACCTTTCAGCTGATCCTCACCATCCAGACTTGATGACTCTGCAGTGTTCAGTCCTCTCTGACTCTGAAACTAAAACCTGTCCAGGGAATCACAGTGTGTTCTGGTTCAGATCTGGATCAGATGAAGCTCATCCCAGTGTCATTTACACTCATGGAAACAGACGTGATGAGTGTGAGGAGAGTCCTGAGACTCAGTCTCCACAGAAATGTGTCTACAGCTTTTCTAAGACCGTCAGCTCTTCTGATGCCGGGACTTATTACTGTGCTGTGGCCACATGTGGACAGATGTTATTTGGAAACGGAACAGAGATCAACATTGAAG AGCAAAGACGAAGTTCTGGGTGTTTTGCACTGGTGACAGCAGTAGTCTGTGTGCTGATTTTTGTGATGATTGGAGGTTTTGTCTTCATCTGCTGCCGAACTCCAGGAGAAGAAAATGAACAAAGCAAAG CTGCTGTTGCTCTGCAAGATGGCCAGAGAAGTCAACAG gaagaagaggaaactTGGCAGTACTCTACTGTTGTCTTCACCATGAGGAAATCTGACTTTGGTGAAGTTAAAGAAGCAaagacagcagagaggaagaggaggctgcAGAGAAGGCCTTTGGATTAG
- the LOC121516659 gene encoding uncharacterized protein LOC121516659 isoform X2, with amino-acid sequence MTMLAVLGVLLMLGLSRCTDDEKTEIKTVHVGDDVKLTCPRKTSAFYSSTMLFWFRQVSGDLPEFLGGAYSYDSDIVNKTPHTTLKQEPGTFVLIINQTQLSDSGLYFCVEQEGFKMTLLKGVFLRMKESDITTIIQDLSADPHHPDLMTLQCSVLSDSETKTCPGNHSVFWFRSGSDEAHPSVIYTHGNRRDECEESPETQSPQKCVYSFSKTVSSSDAGTYYCAVATCGQMLFGNGTEINIEEQRRSSGCFALVTAVVCVLIFVMIGGFVFICCRTPGEENEQSKAAVALQDGQRSQQEEEETWQYSTVVFTMRKSDFGEVKEAKTAERKRRLQRRPLD; translated from the exons ATGACGATGCTGGCTGTACTTGGTGTACTACTGATGCTCGGACTGAGCC gaTGCACAGATGATGAGAAGACTGAGATAAAGACGGTCCACGTTGGAGATGATGTGAAACTGACGTGTCCTCGCAAGACCTCTGCTTTTTATTCTTCAACAATGTTATTTTGGTTCAGGCAGGTTTCTGGAGATTTGCCTGAATTTTTGGGTGGAGCATACAGCTATGACTCTGATATAGTTAACAAAACTCCTCATACCACCTTAAAACAAGAGCCTGGAACATTTGTCCTGATTATCAATCAAACCCAGCTCAGTGACTCTGGACTTTACTTTTGTGTGGAACAAGAGGGATTTAAAATGACCCTTTTAAAAGGAGTATTTCTGAGAATGAAAG AGTCTGATATCACCACCATCATTCAAGACCTTTCAGCTGATCCTCACCATCCAGACTTGATGACTCTGCAGTGTTCAGTCCTCTCTGACTCTGAAACTAAAACCTGTCCAGGGAATCACAGTGTGTTCTGGTTCAGATCTGGATCAGATGAAGCTCATCCCAGTGTCATTTACACTCATGGAAACAGACGTGATGAGTGTGAGGAGAGTCCTGAGACTCAGTCTCCACAGAAATGTGTCTACAGCTTTTCTAAGACCGTCAGCTCTTCTGATGCCGGGACTTATTACTGTGCTGTGGCCACATGTGGACAGATGTTATTTGGAAACGGAACAGAGATCAACATTGAAG AGCAAAGACGAAGTTCTGGGTGTTTTGCACTGGTGACAGCAGTAGTCTGTGTGCTGATTTTTGTGATGATTGGAGGTTTTGTCTTCATCTGCTGCCGAACTCCAGGAGAAGAAAATGAACAAAGCAAAG CTGCTGTTGCTCTGCAAGATGGCCAGAGAAGTCAACAG gaagaagaggaaactTGGCAGTACTCTACTGTTGTCTTCACCATGAGGAAATCTGACTTTGGTGAAGTTAAAGAAGCAaagacagcagagaggaagaggaggctgcAGAGAAGGCCTTTGGATTAG
- the LOC121516695 gene encoding uncharacterized protein LOC121516695 → MTMLSVLGLLLMLGLSRCTDEEKIEKKTVLVGDDVKLTCPRKTSAFDSAKLFWFRQVSGDLPEFLGGTLSFDYDDVTKTPHTTLKQEPGTFVLIINQTQLSDTGLYFCVRQEELKVTLLKGVFLRTKGPESDITTIIQDLSADPDHPDLMTLQCSVFSDSETKTCPGNHSVFWFSSGSDEAHPSAIYTHGNRRDECEERPETQSPQKCVYNFSKTVSSSDAETYYCAVATCGQMLFGHGTEINIEGENMEMIQTALLFVVAGVLALSLILNAILTYKIKTKSFVSGNAADAVRTNAATATAAQQGQQGTEASLVYCAPTFSKKRNGKRERRNVKAAEEETFYSGIRAAMR, encoded by the exons ATGACGATGCTGTCTGTACTCGGTTTACTACTGATGCTCGGACTGAGCC GATGTACAGATGAGGAGAAGATCGAGAAAAAGACGGTCCTGGTTGGAGACGATGTCAAACTGACGTGTCCTCGCAAGACCTCTGCTTTCGATTCAGCAAAGTTGTTCTGGTTCAGGCAGGTTTCTGGAGACTTGCCTGAATTTTTAGGTGGAACTCTCAGCTTTGACTATGATGATGTTACCAAAACTCCTCACACCACCTTAAAACAAGAGCCTGGAACATTTGTCCTGATTATCAATCAAACCCAGCTCAGTGACACTGGACTTTACTTTTGTGTAAGACAAGAGGAACTTAAAGTGACCCTTTTAAAAGGAGTATTTCTGAGAACTAAAG GACCAGAGTCTGATATCACCACCATCATTCAAGACCTTTCAGCTGATCCGGACCATCCAGACTTGATGACTCTGCAGTGTTCAGTCTTCTCTGACTCTGAAACTAAAACCTGTCCAGGGAATCACAGTGTGTTCTGGTTCAGTTCTGGATCAGATGAAGCTCATCCCAGTGCCATTTACACTCATGGAAACAGACGTGATGAGTGTGAGGAGAGGCCTGAGACTCAGTCTCCACAGAAATGTGTCTACAACTTTTCTAAGACCGTCAGCTCTTCTGATGCCGAGACTTATTACTGTGCTGTGGCCACATGTGGACAGATGTTATTTGGACATGGAACAGAGATCAACATTGAAG GAGAGAACATGGAGATGATCCAGACAGCTCTCCTGTTTGTGGTAGCAGGTGTTTTAGCCTTAAGTCTGATTTTAAATGCCATCCTGACTTATAAAATCAAGACAAAATCTTTTGTTTCTGGCAATG CTGCTGATGCTGTAAGAACAAATGCTGCCACAGCCACTGCAGCTCAGCAAGGCCAGCAg GGAACTGAAGCCTCATTGGTTTATTGTGCACCGACCTTTTCCAAGAagagaaatggcaaaagagagagaagaaatgtgaaggcagcagaggaagagacttTTTACTCTGGTATCAGAGCTGCTATGAGATAG
- the LOC121516728 gene encoding uncharacterized protein LOC121516728: MTMLAVLALLLMLGLSRSTVNKKIEIKTVRVGDDVKLTCPRESSTPSPVQLFWFRQVSGDLPEFLGGAYSFDSDIVNKTPHTTLKQEPGTFVLIINQTQLSDTGLYFCVKGDVLYMTLLKGVFLRTEGPESDITTIIEDLSPDPDHPDLMTLQCSVLSDSETKTCPGNHNVFWFRSGSDEAHPSVIYTHGNRRDECEESPETQSPQKCVYSFSKTVSSSDAETYYCAVATCGQMLFGHGTEITTKGDKTALFMVSSALALSLILNAVLIYSIKTKSSVFGKAADALTTNAAAASAAQQGQQGAEASLIYCAPAFSKKRTGKRERRNVKAAEEETVYSGIRAAVTA, translated from the exons ATGACGATGCTGGCTGTGCTTGCTTTACTACTGATGCTCGGACTGAGCC GAAGCACAGTTAATAAGAAGATAGAGATAAAGACCGTTCGTGTTGGAGATGATGTGAAACTGACGTGTCCTCGTGAGAGCTCTACTCCGAGTCCAGTACAGTTATTTTGGTTCAGGCAGGTTTCTGGAGACTTGCCTGAATTTTTGGGTGGAGCATACAGCTTTGACTCTGATATAGTTAACAAAACTCCTCATACCACCTTAAAACAAGAGCCTGGAACATTTGTCCTGATTATCAATCAAACCCAGCTCAGTGACACTGGACTTTACTTTTGTGTGAAAGGAGATGTACTTTACATGACCCTTTTAAAAGGAGTATTTCTGAGAACTGAAG GACCAGAGTCTGATATCACCACCATCATTGAAGACCTTTCACCTGATCCGGACCATCCAGACTTGATGACTCTGCAGTGTTCAGTCCTCTCTGACTCTGAAACTAAAACCTGTCCAGGGAATCACAATGTGTTCTGGTTCAGATCTGGATCAGATGAAGCTCATCCCAGTGTCATTTACACTCATGGAAACAGACGTGATGAGTGTGAGGAGAGTCCTGAGACTCAGTCTCCACAGAAATGTGTCTACAGCTTTTCTAAGACCGTCAGCTCTTCTGATGCCGAGACTTATTACTGTGCTGTGGCCACATGTGGACAGATGTTATTTGGACATGGAACAGAGATCACCACAAAAG gAGACAAGACAGCTCTGTTTATGGTTTCAAGTGCTTTAGCTTTAAGTCTGATTTTAAATGCCGTCCTGATTTATAGCATCAAGACAAAATCTTCTGTGTTTGGCAAAG CGGCTGATGCTCTGACAACAAATGCTGCAGCAGCTAGTGCCGCTCAGCAAGGCCAGCag GGAGCTGAAGCCTCATTGATTTATTGTGCACCGGCCTTTTCCAAGAAGAGAactggaaaaagagagagaagaaatgtgaaggcagcagaggaagagaccgtTTACTCTGGTATCAGAGCTGCTGTAACAGCGTAG